In Deinococcus psychrotolerans, a genomic segment contains:
- a CDS encoding RNA polymerase sigma factor yields the protein MTDEPTLMLMLRDGDEDALAELYARLGGHVHALAWWLLNDREEAHEVLQDTFDRLFRRAHQYRPELGSPRAFIYTVARNEALSRLRARGARPVLDGDEDLLGELSTPSASPDLDTRMMVQGALVHLSAHDQTLIHDSFFLGLSHGEIASAHALPLGTVKTRVRRALARMRRTLEGS from the coding sequence ATGACGGATGAACCTACGCTGATGCTGATGTTGCGCGACGGAGACGAGGACGCGCTGGCCGAGCTGTACGCCCGGCTCGGCGGACACGTTCACGCTCTGGCTTGGTGGCTACTGAACGACCGCGAGGAGGCGCACGAGGTGCTACAAGACACGTTTGACCGCCTCTTTCGGCGTGCCCACCAGTACCGGCCCGAGCTGGGATCGCCGCGAGCCTTCATTTACACGGTGGCCCGCAACGAGGCCCTCAGCCGCCTGCGGGCGCGGGGAGCGCGGCCTGTTCTGGACGGTGATGAAGATCTGCTGGGCGAGCTGTCCACGCCCAGTGCCAGCCCCGATCTGGATACCCGCATGATGGTTCAGGGTGCGCTGGTGCATCTGTCTGCCCATGATCAGACGCTGATCCACGATTCCTTCTTTCTGGGCCTCAGCCACGGTGAAATTGCGAGCGCACATGCCCTACCACTGGGGACTGTGAAAACGCGGGTGCGCCGCGCTCTGGCAAGGATGCGCCGTACCCTGGAGGGATCATGA